One window from the genome of Silene latifolia isolate original U9 population unplaced genomic scaffold, ASM4854445v1 scaffold_119, whole genome shotgun sequence encodes:
- the LOC141637495 gene encoding cell division control protein 6 homolog B-like isoform X1, with amino-acid sequence MPAIGPIPTHARSAFSGDTVIGKISLTTPPKRRLRSNSTVDDEIPSISPATWKSPRRCINSTPTSPSTGIDSIDKEFTEKLVTSSRSPLKKSSDNLFPKPKWNPRDAEQMRVVKEVLHVSTPPCSVVCREEELKKVLEFCKGSIEKEKSGSLYVCGCPGTGKTMVMEKVKQTLFSWSTEINVQHPDVLYMNCTSLTKSSEIFTKILQHIQPKRKLNGSTTALKHIQNLYAQEGQLPDKKMLVLIIDELDYLITSDREVLHELFMLTMMPFSKCILIGIANAIDLAERFLPRLQSLNCKPAVLTFRAYTKDQIQRILQERLMALPNQVFQPQALELCSRKVAAASGDMRKALCVCRSAIEVLESEMKETATDVNISSAEDVSSDQENIPAAPVSREIGVVQIHHMALALSKTYKSPVVETIQSLPQHQQIILCSAVKLSRESRKEPTVGELNKSYEAICKSAKLRSVGIFELSSMCKALYDQGLLKLVRSQKGEKVSLKVDATDVTFALQAVRLFRNFLQ; translated from the exons ATGCCTGCCATAGGGCCCATACCTACACACGCCAGGTCAGCATTTTCCGGCGACACTGTCATCGGTAAAATCAGCTTAACAACGCCGCCGAAGAGGCGGCTGAGATCGAATTCTACCGTCGACGATGAAATTCCGTCTATTTCGCCAGCGACATGGAAGTCTCCTCGCCGATGTATCAACAGTACGCCAACATCTCCTTCTACT GGAATTGATTCAATTGACAAGGAATTCACTGAGAAATTGGTAACGTCGAGCAGATCACCGCTTAAGAAATCTTCCGATAATTTATTTCCTAAGCCGAAATGGAATCCTAGAG ACGCGGAGCAGATGAGAGTGGTGAAAGAGGTATTGCATGTTTCGACTCCTCCGTGTAGTGTGGTGTGTAGAGAAGAAGAGCTGAAGAAGGTTCTAGAGTTTTGCAAAGGTAGTATAGAGAAGGAGAAATCGGGCAGTTTGTATGTATGTGGGTGTCCTGGTACTGGAAAGACTATGGTTATGGAGAAAGTTAAGCAAACTTTGTTTAGTTGGTCTACTGAG ATAAATGTACAACACCCAGATGTCTTGTATATGAATTGTACTTCTTTAACCAAGTCCTCTGAGATCTTCACAAAG ATACTTCAGCATATACAACCAAAGAGAAAACTCAATGGTTCGACGACTGCCCTGAAGCACATACAAAATCTATATGCACAAGAAGGGCAGTTGCCAGATAAGAAGATGCT GGTGTTAATTATTGACGAGCTTGACTACCTTATCACGAGTGATCGTGAAGTGCTACACGAGCTATTTATGCTTACTATGATGCCATTTTCAAAATGTATCCTAATAG GAATCGCTAATGCAATAGATCTAGCTGAACGGTTTCTTCCTAGATTGCAGTCATTGAACT GCAAACCCGCAGTGTTAACATTTCGTGCTTACACAAAAGACCAAATTCAAAGGATTCTTCAGGAGAGGCTTATG GCACTTCCTAATCAAGTCTTTCAACCTCAAGCCTTAGAGCTTTGCTCAAGA AAAGTTGCTGCTGCATCTGGAGATATGAGAAAAGCGCTGTGTGTGTGCCG GAGTGCGATTGAGGTGTTAGAATCTGAGATGAAAGAAACTGCCACTGATGTCAATATATCATCTGCTGAAGATGTTTCCTCTGACCAAGAAAATATTCCCGCAGCTCCAGTTTCTCGAGAGATAGGTGTC GTACAAATCCATCATATGGCACTTGCTTTGTCGAAGACCTATAAATCCCCTGTAGTAGAGACCATTCAGTCTCTTCCTCAACATCAGCAG ATCATTCTTTGCTCAGCAGTTAAGCTATCGCGAGAAAGTAGAAAGGAGCCAACTGTTGGAGAG CTGAATAAATCTTATGAAGCTATATGCAAATCTGCTAAACTGCGATCAGTAGGCATTTTTGAGCTGTCGAGTATGTGCAAGGCTTTATATGACCAG GGGTTGTTGAAGCTTGTTAGGTCGCAAAAAGGCGAAAAAGTAAGCTTGAAAGTTGATGCAACAGATGTGACCTTTGCACTACAG GCAGTTCGTTTGTTCCGTAACTTCCTTCA
- the LOC141637495 gene encoding cell division control protein 6 homolog B-like isoform X2, giving the protein MKFRLFRQRHGSLLADVSTGIDSIDKEFTEKLVTSSRSPLKKSSDNLFPKPKWNPRDAEQMRVVKEVLHVSTPPCSVVCREEELKKVLEFCKGSIEKEKSGSLYVCGCPGTGKTMVMEKVKQTLFSWSTEINVQHPDVLYMNCTSLTKSSEIFTKILQHIQPKRKLNGSTTALKHIQNLYAQEGQLPDKKMLVLIIDELDYLITSDREVLHELFMLTMMPFSKCILIGIANAIDLAERFLPRLQSLNCKPAVLTFRAYTKDQIQRILQERLMALPNQVFQPQALELCSRKVAAASGDMRKALCVCRSAIEVLESEMKETATDVNISSAEDVSSDQENIPAAPVSREIGVVQIHHMALALSKTYKSPVVETIQSLPQHQQIILCSAVKLSRESRKEPTVGELNKSYEAICKSAKLRSVGIFELSSMCKALYDQGLLKLVRSQKGEKVSLKVDATDVTFALQAVRLFRNFLQ; this is encoded by the exons ATGAAATTCCGTCTATTTCGCCAGCGACATGGAAGTCTCCTCGCCGATGTATCAACA GGAATTGATTCAATTGACAAGGAATTCACTGAGAAATTGGTAACGTCGAGCAGATCACCGCTTAAGAAATCTTCCGATAATTTATTTCCTAAGCCGAAATGGAATCCTAGAG ACGCGGAGCAGATGAGAGTGGTGAAAGAGGTATTGCATGTTTCGACTCCTCCGTGTAGTGTGGTGTGTAGAGAAGAAGAGCTGAAGAAGGTTCTAGAGTTTTGCAAAGGTAGTATAGAGAAGGAGAAATCGGGCAGTTTGTATGTATGTGGGTGTCCTGGTACTGGAAAGACTATGGTTATGGAGAAAGTTAAGCAAACTTTGTTTAGTTGGTCTACTGAG ATAAATGTACAACACCCAGATGTCTTGTATATGAATTGTACTTCTTTAACCAAGTCCTCTGAGATCTTCACAAAG ATACTTCAGCATATACAACCAAAGAGAAAACTCAATGGTTCGACGACTGCCCTGAAGCACATACAAAATCTATATGCACAAGAAGGGCAGTTGCCAGATAAGAAGATGCT GGTGTTAATTATTGACGAGCTTGACTACCTTATCACGAGTGATCGTGAAGTGCTACACGAGCTATTTATGCTTACTATGATGCCATTTTCAAAATGTATCCTAATAG GAATCGCTAATGCAATAGATCTAGCTGAACGGTTTCTTCCTAGATTGCAGTCATTGAACT GCAAACCCGCAGTGTTAACATTTCGTGCTTACACAAAAGACCAAATTCAAAGGATTCTTCAGGAGAGGCTTATG GCACTTCCTAATCAAGTCTTTCAACCTCAAGCCTTAGAGCTTTGCTCAAGA AAAGTTGCTGCTGCATCTGGAGATATGAGAAAAGCGCTGTGTGTGTGCCG GAGTGCGATTGAGGTGTTAGAATCTGAGATGAAAGAAACTGCCACTGATGTCAATATATCATCTGCTGAAGATGTTTCCTCTGACCAAGAAAATATTCCCGCAGCTCCAGTTTCTCGAGAGATAGGTGTC GTACAAATCCATCATATGGCACTTGCTTTGTCGAAGACCTATAAATCCCCTGTAGTAGAGACCATTCAGTCTCTTCCTCAACATCAGCAG ATCATTCTTTGCTCAGCAGTTAAGCTATCGCGAGAAAGTAGAAAGGAGCCAACTGTTGGAGAG CTGAATAAATCTTATGAAGCTATATGCAAATCTGCTAAACTGCGATCAGTAGGCATTTTTGAGCTGTCGAGTATGTGCAAGGCTTTATATGACCAG GGGTTGTTGAAGCTTGTTAGGTCGCAAAAAGGCGAAAAAGTAAGCTTGAAAGTTGATGCAACAGATGTGACCTTTGCACTACAG GCAGTTCGTTTGTTCCGTAACTTCCTTCA